Within Palaemon carinicauda isolate YSFRI2023 chromosome 14, ASM3689809v2, whole genome shotgun sequence, the genomic segment gatatgcccacatctgttttatttcagacaAACTTAAGATGTAACCAaactcctcgatctcctccgactcactcaactgcggtaggcactcatcatgctgcatggcttgcagctccttagagttcctcggtggtgagctcttcatgattctcatcgatgagttcggtgatgtcatctttgTCAACCTCCAGACTCacggacttgccaagggatacaatctcttcgaagTCTTCCTCtatggcaagcacaggttcagggtcggggccaaaaccttcaaaatctcttggagaaacagcatcaggccaaatcttcttccaagctgaattcattGTCCGACGAGTTACCCCcttccaagcctgatctatgaacttcaagcagtgcacgatattgaaatggctcctccaaaattcacgcaaatttATGTTGgtactttgcgtgacattaaagcactgcttaaataagtgcttggtgtagagctttttgaaattagagatgacttgctgatcCGTGGGTTGGAGGATAGGGGTGgagttcggt encodes:
- the LOC137652846 gene encoding tigger transposable element-derived protein 1-like, which gives rise to MAAGSGGDTVESSTDPTTEELKASCGWFKIFKKRSGIYSVVRQGEASSSDTKAANDFVRRFKKILEEEGYLEQQVFNCDETGLEEDIIDQYKFIRVLYLPPNSTPILQPTDQQVISNFKKLYTKHLFKQCFNVTQSTNINLREFWRSHFNIVHCLKFIDQAWKGVTRRTMNSAWKKIWPDAVSPRDFEGFGPDPEPVLAIEEDFEEIVSLGKSVSLEVDKDDITELIDENHEELTTEEL